A region of the Actinomycetota bacterium genome:
GAGTTCGCCCCGGAGCTGCAGAGGATCCGTTCGGTCGCGGACCGTCTCGACACGTTCGCGCCCGCGGACGCGCGCGAGGAGCTGGAACGGATCAGGTGGTTCCTGCTCGAGCGCTTGCCGCGACACGAGCAGGAAGAGGAAGCCGCGGTCTATCCGGTCGTCGCCCGGCTCATGGGCGGCGAGGATCCGATGGGGTCGATGGAACGCGCGCACATGGAGATCGAACATCTGGCGCGCGTGTTCGGCCATCTCGTCGCTGACACCCCTGAAGACGGACCGACGCGCGAGGACCTCGTCGACCTTCGCCGCGTGTTGTACGGGCTTCACGCCGTTCTTCGGCTGCACTTCGCACAGGAGGAAGAGGCCTACTCGTGGCTGGCGAGCGATCGGCCGCAGGACGAGCTGGCAACCGTGTAGCGGGTCTACGTCGTGGCCCGGCCGCGCCGGGGGATCCACACTCGGAACGACGCGCCACCCGCCTCACGCGACTCGACCCACGCGCGGCCGCCGTGGAGCTCGGCGAAACGACGCACCAGCGAGAGTCCGATGCCGACACCCGGACCGTCGTCTGATCGTTTGTTGAACGGATCGAAGATCGCCTCGCGCCGCTCGGCCGGAACGCCCGGTCCCTCGTCGTCGACGAGGATCACGACGCCGTCGCCTTCTGCGCAAGCCGAGACCCAGACCTTCGCACCGTCGGGTGTGTGACGAACGGCGTTCGTCAGCAGGTTCTCCACGATCCGCTCGACCTTCGACTCGTCGATCTCGGCGACGACATCCTCGGCATCCACGACGATCTCGCGTTCCGTACGCAGCTCGGATTCGTTCACCACGCGCTCGACCAACGAGCCAACGTCCGTGGGCCACAGCTTCGGTCGCACGATCCCCCGCGACAGCCGGTCGAGGTCGAGGAGATCGTTCACCATGCGTTCGAGCTTGCGAGCGTTCGTGCCGATGCGCGCGGCGAGGTCCCTCACCTCGTTGCTCTCGAACGAGCCATCTTCGAGCGTCGCCGCGAGCCCGATGATGGCCGACAGGGGAGTCCGCAGGTCGTGAACCACCGCCGCGACGAACGGATCCTTCGGGACCTCCGCGCTCGAGAGCGCCATCGCGGTTCATGCTAGCGCCGACATCGACGCCTTCCAGGACCTCTCCTTGAACGATCTGCGTCGTGCCTGCTCAGCGAGCGGCAACGCCGCCATCGGCGCGTGGATCGCTGCCCGCGTCGAACGACCCGTCGTCCATGACCCTGATCAGATGGGCGTGTCCGACATCTTCGCTCACGTCCTCGAGGACATCGACTCGGTAACCGTTGGTGGTCAGCGCGTCCCGTGTGGACGGGGGAACCGCGCCCTCGGCGACGAGCGCGCGCTCGGTGGACCCGAGCTCCATGCCCCCGACGAGCCAGCGCGGCGCCCGAACGGCGCTCGCGGCGTCCATCCCAAGGTCGAACGCACGCAGGATCGACATCGCGTCGATCTGCGGCTGGCCTCCGCCGCCCATCGTTCCCGTCACCGCTGCGAGCTGCCCTTCGCGCTCGACGATTACGGGGAGAAGCGTATGCGCCGGGCGTTTCCCCCCTGCGAGTGCGTTCGGATGGTCGGGGTCGAGGACGAACGCGGCGCCGCGGTTGTGAAGCACGACTCCGGTAGCGGGGTCCAGGATGCCTGAACCGAACCCGGAGTACAGACTTTGGATCAACGCGATCGCGAGGCCCCGATGGTCCGCGGCGACGAGCGCGACGGTGTCGTCCGTGAACGATCGTGCGGCTTCGCTCAGTTGTGGCTCGCGTACCTGGTCGACGATGCCGGCGAGGTGGCCTTCGTCGAGGAGCGTCCCGGCGGGGACGCGGGCGAAGCGGGGATCGGCGTTGTGTCGGTCGCGGTCGATCGCCGTGACGCGGAACACCTCCGCGATCGTTCCGGCGTCCGGACCGAGTGGATCCGGATCGATCTCCAGTCGCTCGATTGCGGCGAGGATCTGCAGCAGAACGAACCCCTGCGAGTTCGGCGGCGCGACGTTCACGTCGAGGTCGCGATAGCGGAGCTTGAGCGGCGAGTCGAGCTCGGCCTCGTGCGCTGCGAGATCGTCGATCGTCATCGCTCCCCCGAGCGACGCGAGATGGTCGGCGATGGACGCACCGATCTCGCCGCCGTACAGCGCTTCGGGACCTCCGTCCACGAGCGTCTCGAGCGTTCGCGCGAGGGCCGTCTGGACGAGGATGGAAGCTTCGCCGAGCATCGTCGCGTCTCGTGCGTACACGTCACGCAGGCCGGGGTCGGCGAAGATCTGCTCTCTGTGTGACCTGATGCTCTCGGCGAGCGAGCGTGCGACGGCAGTCCCGTCGCGCGCGAGCGAGATCGCTCGGGTGAACGCACGCGAGAACCCCAGATCCGACCAGTGTTTCCCGAGTTGCCACCATCCGGACACGGCTCCGGGAACCGTCACAGCGTGTGGACCGGACTCCGGCATCGTCGCGAATTGGCGTGCGAGCGAATCGATGTCTGAGGCCGCGGCCGCTGCCCCGCTCGCGTTCAGCACCACGGTTCGACCGTCCGGCTCGTGGATCAGCGCGAACAGATCGCCGCCGACGCCACACATGTGTGGGTACACAACGGCGAGGGTCGTCGCGGCGGCCAGTGCCGCGTCGACGGCGTTCCCGCCGCTGTCGAAGGCCTCCAGCCCCGCCGCGGTCGCCTCGACGTGCGGCGTCGCGATGGCGAAGCGCCGCCCCGTCCCTGAGAGCGCGCGCTCGATCGAACCGCCGTCGCTCGCGTGCATCAACGCACGATAGTTCGCGTCACGCGCGGAGCGACAGTCCGCGGTAGCCGTCGACGAAGCCCGCCGTGCGCAACCGGTCGGCGTGCGGAGAGCTCGTCGCCGGCTCCCCGTCGATCCGCGACAGCTCGATCTTCCGCACCCGTCCGTCCTTCACGAGCGCTGCGAGCGAATCGGGCCAGTCGGAGTTCGCCGCATCGTCGAACGTGACGAGCGTTCGGCCACCACGCTCGAGATAGGCCGCAAGCGCGCCGTCGGCCAGCACGACGTACGAGCCGGCGGTCCGGGCGGGTCGACCGGTGCTCTCGGGCCACGCGAGCGCCGCCCCGTACGGCTGCGCCGGGTCCGCCGCGGCAAGGGACAGGACGATCGACTCCGTTCGGTCCGGTTCCCTCAGCTCACGCAGACGTTCCACGGCGCCCGGCGCCGCGAACTGCGCCGCGCCGAGGCCGTCGACGAAGTAGCCGCGCCGGACCTTGCCCGACTCCTCGAGCGCCCGGAGCACCCCGTACACTCCGGCGTATCCGCCCGGCGCGGCTTCGGCGAGAACAGCCTCACGCGTCAGCACGCCGTGCCGCTCGAGCAGTTGCATGGCGCGGGCATGCGCCGTCTCGGTCGGCGACGGCGCGGGATCGAGGAGCGGCGCGACGAGCGACCA
Encoded here:
- a CDS encoding ATP-binding protein, translated to MALSSAEVPKDPFVAAVVHDLRTPLSAIIGLAATLEDGSFESNEVRDLAARIGTNARKLERMVNDLLDLDRLSRGIVRPKLWPTDVGSLVERVVNESELRTEREIVVDAEDVVAEIDESKVERIVENLLTNAVRHTPDGAKVWVSACAEGDGVVILVDDEGPGVPAERREAIFDPFNKRSDDGPGVGIGLSLVRRFAELHGGRAWVESREAGGASFRVWIPRRGRATT
- a CDS encoding gamma-glutamyltransferase; protein product: MHASDGGSIERALSGTGRRFAIATPHVEATAAGLEAFDSGGNAVDAALAAATTLAVVYPHMCGVGGDLFALIHEPDGRTVVLNASGAAAAASDIDSLARQFATMPESGPHAVTVPGAVSGWWQLGKHWSDLGFSRAFTRAISLARDGTAVARSLAESIRSHREQIFADPGLRDVYARDATMLGEASILVQTALARTLETLVDGGPEALYGGEIGASIADHLASLGGAMTIDDLAAHEAELDSPLKLRYRDLDVNVAPPNSQGFVLLQILAAIERLEIDPDPLGPDAGTIAEVFRVTAIDRDRHNADPRFARVPAGTLLDEGHLAGIVDQVREPQLSEAARSFTDDTVALVAADHRGLAIALIQSLYSGFGSGILDPATGVVLHNRGAAFVLDPDHPNALAGGKRPAHTLLPVIVEREGQLAAVTGTMGGGGQPQIDAMSILRAFDLGMDAASAVRAPRWLVGGMELGSTERALVAEGAVPPSTRDALTTNGYRVDVLEDVSEDVGHAHLIRVMDDGSFDAGSDPRADGGVAAR